The nucleotide window CTGTCCGGTTTTTTAATTAGCCAGAATTGTTTATGAAATTTATTCTTGGAAAAAAATTAGCCATGACTCATATCTTTAATAAAGATAATGAAATTATTCCAGTGACGAAGATTCAATCTGGGCCATGTTTGGTTGTTCAGGTTAAATCAAAAGACAATGATGGATATAATGCAATTCAAGTTGGATTTGAAACAAGAAAAAAAATAAACAAAGCCAGTCAAGGGCATGTTCAGGGACTTTTAAAAAAAAATGAAAATACATTTAAGTATTTAAGGGAGTTTAGAATAAATGATAGTAAATTAAAAAAAGGAGATATAATAAATGTAGATATTTTTAAGGTTGGAGACATGGTTAAGATTTTAGGAAAGACAAAAGGCAGAGGATTTCAAGGGGTTGTTAAAAGACATGGATTTCATGGCTCTCCAGCTAGTCATGGACATAAAGATCAGTTAAGAATGCCTGGATCAATTGGAGCTACTGGTCCGGCTAGAGTTTTTAAAGGAAAAAAAATGCCTGGCAGAATGGGAAATAATTTTAAAACAGTTTATGATTTAAAGATCGTTAAAATTTTTCCAAAAGAAAATATTATTCTTGTTAAAGGGTCTATTCCTGGGGCTAGAAATTCATTATTAAAAATTGTTGAAGCTTAAAAAATAGGTTTATGATTAAAGTGGATGTATATAATCAGCAAGGAAAAATTGTTGATACCAAAAAATTAGATTCAGATATTTTTGAAAAAGAAATAAACAATGATTTAGTTCATCAGGTTGTTGTGTCTCTTTTATCAAATAAAAGACATCCATTTGCGCACACAAAAACAAGGTCAGATAAAAGAGGAGGGGGGAGAAAGCCATGGAGGCAAAAAGGGACTGGTAGAGCCAGAGCAGGTACAATTCGTTCTCCACTTTGGCGTGGAGGAGGAGTAACCTTTGGACCAACTAAAGAAAGAAATTATCAAAAAAAGATTAATAAAAAATTAAGAAAAAAAGTTTTTTTAATGTGTTTGACAGATAAAGCAAAAGAAAAAA belongs to Patescibacteria group bacterium and includes:
- the rplC gene encoding 50S ribosomal protein L3, whose translation is MKFILGKKLAMTHIFNKDNEIIPVTKIQSGPCLVVQVKSKDNDGYNAIQVGFETRKKINKASQGHVQGLLKKNENTFKYLREFRINDSKLKKGDIINVDIFKVGDMVKILGKTKGRGFQGVVKRHGFHGSPASHGHKDQLRMPGSIGATGPARVFKGKKMPGRMGNNFKTVYDLKIVKIFPKENIILVKGSIPGARNSLLKIVEA
- the rplD gene encoding 50S ribosomal protein L4, which gives rise to MIKVDVYNQQGKIVDTKKLDSDIFEKEINNDLVHQVVVSLLSNKRHPFAHTKTRSDKRGGGRKPWRQKGTGRARAGTIRSPLWRGGGVTFGPTKERNYQKKINKKLRKKVFLMCLTDKAKEKNIYVLDKIDLQEIKTKDFFNILSKLKIEQNKKILFSLDDKNIKTIKSARNIKNIKTIKITSLNILDILKSDYLLTTVKGIDKIVKHYKQI